From Procambarus clarkii isolate CNS0578487 chromosome 65, FALCON_Pclarkii_2.0, whole genome shotgun sequence, one genomic window encodes:
- the LOC123771194 gene encoding uncharacterized protein, producing the protein MKTGQATSQLHPVQSTSHLSTPPRTEYKPPPNSTPYRVQATSQLHPVQSTSHLSTPPRTEYKPPPNSTPYRVQATSQLHPVQSTSHLSTPPRTEYKPPPNSTPYRVQATSQLHPVQSTSHLSTPPRTEYKPPPNSTPYRVQATSQLHPVQSTSHLSTPPRTEYKPPLNSTPYRVQATSQLHPVQSTTTEYKPPLNSTPYRVPPLSTSHVPTPPRTEYHH; encoded by the coding sequence ATGAAGACTGGGCAAGCCACCTCCCAACTCCACCCCGTACAGAGTACAAGCCACCTCTCAACTCCACCCCGTACAGAGTACAAGCCACCTCCCAACTCCACCCCGTACAGAGTACAAGCCACCTCTCAACTCCACCCCGTACAGAGTACAAGCCACCTCTCAACTCCACCCCGTACAGAGTACAAGCCACCTCCCAACTCCACCCCGTACAGAGTACAAGCCACCTCTCAACTCCACCCCGTACAGAGTACAAGCCACCTCTCAACTCCACCTCGTACAGAGTACAAGCCACCTCCCAACTCCACCCCGTACAGAGTACAAGCCACCTCCCAACTCCATCCCGTACAGAGTACAAGCCACCTCTCAACTCCACCCCGTACAGAGTACAAGCCACCTCCCAACTCCACCCCGTACAGAGTACAAGCCACCTCTCAACTCCACCCCGTACAGAGTACAAGCCACCTCTCAACTCCACCCCGTACAGAGTACAAGCCACCTCTCAACTCCACCCCGTACAGAGTACAAGCCACCTCTCAACTCCACCCCGTACAGAGTACCACCACTGAGTACAAGCCACCTCTCAACTCCACCCCGTACAGAGTACCACCACTGAGTACAAGCCACGTCCCAACTCCACCCCGTACAGAGTACCACCACTGA